In Gigantopelta aegis isolate Gae_Host chromosome 6, Gae_host_genome, whole genome shotgun sequence, the following are encoded in one genomic region:
- the LOC121375339 gene encoding uncharacterized protein LOC121375339 codes for MDSIDVSPILPVSPMAIPDRQGAVGKRKAEVATTVSTTRTPPKQPPPPPEGAESGESMDSWTLHGKLDRRYSKCAVVDVLDTKHLLAAPRCRNFEDIPNTDGEYEMHPVTFKDGRSAVSITHHLDNRYSQALLFAEMDNISIHRLMKKVFHKQYPVITRLLAKPDIHQLIPHLDTRVWLSSP; via the coding sequence ATGGATAGTATTGACGTGTCACCAATTCTACCGGTGTCACCAATGGCTATCCCGGACCGCCAAGGAGCTGTTGGGAAGCGCAAGGCAGAGGTGGCGACCACTGTATCAACCACAAGAACTCCACCAAAACAACCTCCGCCACCACCAGAAGGTGCAGAGTCCGGCGAATCCATGGACTCCTGGACTCTGCACGGGAAACTGGATCGCCGTTATTCCAAGTGCGCTGTCGTCGATGTCCTGGACACCAAGCACCTCTTGGCAGCGCCCCGTTGCCGGAACTTTGAGGATATCCCGAACACAGACGGCGAATACGAGATGCACCCGGTGACCTTTAAGGATGGGAGGTCGGCTGTGAGTATTACTCATCACCTGGACAACCGCTACAGCCAGGCTCTACTGTTTGCTGAGATGGACAACATATCGATTCATCGCCTGATGAAGAAGGTGTTCCACAAACAGTATCCTGTGATCACTAGACTGCTAGCGAAGCCGGATATACACCAGCTGATCCCCCATCTAGACACCAGGGTGTGGCTCTCCTCCCCCTAG